The genomic segment CTGACGTTGGTGACGGATTGCAATCGAGCCGCCGGTCCGGCGCAAACACTCGCTGACGAAATGTGCACGATGTGCACATCCTGGTGTTTACCCTGGTGTCGCGTCACCGATCATCTGTCGGTCTGCGCTGGCCATCGAAGCGCATCGCGGCGTTGCATCGCTTGCCAATACAGCTCGGTATGGGCAAGCGATGCGCCTTGCGCTGCGCTCCGATGGCTGCGCGCAGCCTACGACATCTGATCGGTGACGCGACACCAGGCCGTTCGGGTTGCTCCGGCGCGCCATGCCTGACCCCATCCGATTGCACACATCTCACAGCGCCTGGATTTCCCTGGCGTAGTCCAGTCCGGCAGCGAAGTCGGCCACGCGCTGCATGCCGATCCATAACGTCTTCACGCCGGGCTCGCCATCGCACTTGCGCCCCAGAAAGCCGCCCAGCGTGGCAACCATCCGGATGACGGTGTTCAGGCGCGGCGCCTGCTTGGGGATGGGCTTTTTGAGCAGGAAGTGCACGCCGCGCCATTCGTCGGGCTCGAAGAACAGTTCGGCGGGTAGATCCGGGCCATTGCGCCCCAGGCGCATCAAGCGCGCGATGCGCCAGGCTATCACCAGGTACAGGGCGATGGCGCGCTCGAGCCGCTCGATGCGGCTCAATTGCAGTGCCTCGATCCGGCAGCCGTTCTTGACGACGTGAAAGAACAGTTCGATCTCCCAGCGGGCGCGGTACCACTCGATCAACTGCGTGGCTGCCTGCAAGTCGCCGGCTGGGCGGTTGCTCAGCAAGCGCCATTCGATGGGTTTGACGCCGCTCGGCGGGTGTTCTTCGCGAGCGATCACACAGGTCACGGTGACGCCCTGGGCCAGCCGCACCGACTTGGCCCACACCGTCTGGTGCACCCGCCGGGCGCGCTGGCCGCGCGGCGCGTGGGTGAAGACGATCTGGCCCAGAGGGTGGCCGCTTGTCACTGTGGCCCACAGCTTGCCGTCTTCGGGCAGAACCCGGTTGTGCTTGGCGCGCACCAGCCAGTCGGCCGGATGGCCCAATTCGGCAGCGCGGCGCATCAGCGCCAGCAGGTCGCTTTCGCGGTCGGCCACATAGACCAGCCGGGTTCCAGGCAGGCTGGCCGCCTGCTCGGCGATGCGCTCGTAGCCTTCGATCCAGCGCGTGCTCTCCAGCACCTCATCGCTCGCAGCCTGCCCCTTCTTGGCCGAACGCGCCCACATCCACGCATCGATCACGCCCAGCGGTTCGCGATCGGGCGTGATCGCGTAGGTCGGATGCAGGTACATCCCGCGCTGCGCGTCGTAGCTCAGCCGGCCCAGCCCGGCAATGCCCTGGCCGTTGAAGTCCAGCTCCGTCGTGTCCTGCAGGCACAGCACCACCGGGTGCTCGGCCATGCGCTGGGCGCTGGCCTGCCAGTGCGGCTTGAGGATGTCCTGCCAGTCAATGTCCTCGTGCGCAAAGAAGCGGTAGGCACCGCGGGTGTCGCCCCAGCCCCCGCAGGCAGCCGGGATGCTGGGTGTGGGCTGCCGGCTGAAGGTCTCGGCCAGTTTCACCTGCCGCCGGTTCAGGCGCTTGTCGCCCAGGTCCAGGTCCGCGAACTCCTCTTGTGCCCAGCTCATCCGTTCCATCTTCTCTTCGAAAAATCAACAGCTTACCGCCGAATCTTCAAGATGTGTGCAATCGGATGGCCTGACCCGGGTCGCAGGCAAGCCAAGTATCATGGCCCGCATGGTGTCTGCGTCTCGTCTGCCGGCCCCGAAGCGCGGTACGCAAAGTGTCGATCGCGCGCTGGCGCTGCTGCGCCTGGTGGCAGCGCGCCATGCCGATGGCCTGCCGCTGTGCCAACTGGTCCAGACCTCGGGCCTGGAGCGCACCACGGTCTATCGGCTCGTGTCTGCGCTGGTGACGGCCGGGCTGCTCCAACGCGAACCCGGGGCGGCCGCCTACCGGCTGGGCAATGAGGCCATGGCGCTGGGCCTGGCTGCGTTGCAGCGCCCGCCGCTGATCGAGCAGTGCCGGCCCGTGATGAAGGCTCTGGCCCGGCGCGCCGGCGAGCCGGTGTTCCTGGTGGCCCGCTCGGGCGACTACAGCCACTGCCTGCACCTGGAAGAAGGGCCGCGCCCGGTGTGCTCCTTTGCCAAGACCGTGGGCAGCCTGCGGCTGCTGGGCCTGGGAGTGCCGAGCTTCACGCTGCTGGCGCGCATGGAAGACGCAGCCATCGCAGCGCATTACGCGCGCCATGCCGGCGAGTACCAGGAGCACCGTCTGACGCGGCCCAAGCTGCAGCGCTGGATCGCCCAGACGCGCGAGCAAGGCTACGCCCAGATCACGGCCCAGGGGCTGAGCGGCGTCGGCCTGCGCTTTGCGCTGGGCTCGTGCGGCGACGCGGCGCTGGGCTTCGTCGCGCCCACTGCGCGCATCCCCCGCTCGCGCGGACCGGCATTGGCGGCGCTGCTACGCCAGGAACTGGCGCGGCTTTGACGCTGCCGACGCCAGCGCGCCGTCGATCCATGCGGGCCTGGCGTCAACCCGGCCAGGCCCGATGCGCTGACCGGCCCTGGTGTCGCGTCACCGATCATCTGTCGGTCTGCGCTGGCCATCGAAGCGCATCGCGGCGTTGCATCGCTTGCCAATACAGCTCGGTATGGGCAAGCGATGCGCCTTGCGCTGCGCTCCGATGGCTGCGCGCAGCCTACGACATCTGATCGGTGACACGACACTAGCGCCGTTCCGCGTTGCGGAACATGTCGGCTGCATGCCGCCGTGGCGACCTCCGCCAAGCGCGCCCTGCGCACCCCACGGCTGGCCTACGCCGCCGAACCATGCGACAAGGAAATCGACCAAGCCCGGCTGACCCGGCTGACCCGGCTGGCTTGCCGCGCTACCATCGGCGGGGCGATCCGCGCCATCGTCGCTGCGGGCCGGCCGGCGGGCGAAATGCGGGACGACAGGCAGCCCCACATTGCCGCCACCGTCATCGCGGGCGGGTTCATGGAAGGGCCGCCCGCGAGCCGTCAGCAGCACGAGGACACGGATGACTGCCAGCACACGACGTGGCCGCGCTGGCTGATCGAGTCGCCCGGCTGGCTTGCGCCAGCGTGGAGAGCGATCCATCGGGGCCACGCTTCAAAGACTTTCACGAAAGACGCGCATGAACAAGCCCCTGACCCCTGACCTCCTCGCGGTGTCCACAGACCGTTACAGCACGCACCAGGTTGCCAACCAGGCCCAGCCCGCCAGCGGGTACGACGCCTTTGGCGGGGACGCCGTATTGCGCTCGGCCATCGAGCGCGAAGCCCCGTGGGCGGCTTCCCGCTGCGCAGCGCTTGGCGCCGTGGTCGGCGACGAAAACGTGCAAGAGCTGGCGCGCCTGGCCAACCGCCACACGCCTGAACTCAAGACGCACGACCGTTTCGGCAACCGCATCGACTGGGTGGAGTTCCATCCAAGCTGGCACGCACTGATGTCGCTGGCGTGGCAGCACGAAGTGCCCAACCTGACGTGGCGCACCACCGAAAAGGGCGGCCACTTCGCGCGCGCCGTGCTGTCCTACCTCTGGAACCAGGTGGAACAGGGAACCGCCTGCCCCACCGGCATGGCCTACGCATCCCATGCCGGCTTCGAGGCCGAGCCAGCGCTTGCGATCTGGAAGGAAAAGTCCAAAGGCACGACCTACGAGTTCAGCCGCCGCGAAGTCGGCGACAAGCCCGCCGTGGTGATCGGCTATGCAATGACCGAGAAGCAGGGCGGCTCGGATCTGCGCCAGACCCGGACCACGGCGCGCTTTTCGCATTCGGGCGACTACCACGGGGCGATGGCGCACTGGTACGAACTGACTGGCCACAAGTGGTTTTGCTCCGTGCCGCAGTCCGACGGATTCTTCACGCTCGCCAAGGTCAATGGCGGCGTGACCTGCTTCTTCCTGCCGCGCACCTTGCCCGATGGCAGTTACAACCGCTTCTTCGTGCAGCGCCTCAAGGACAAGGCGGGCAACGAGTCCAATGCGTCCAGCGAGGTGGAGTACGCCGGCACCCTGGCCATTCGTGTCGGAGAAGAGGGCCGCGGCATCCGCGAAATCCTGTCGCATGCGCACCTGACGCGCCTGGATTTCGCGGTCGGCTCGGCGGGCCTGATGCGCCAGGCGCTCACCCTGGCACTGCGACACACCACGACCCGCAGCGCCTTCGGCACGCCCTTGGCCGACCGCCCGATGATGAGCAATGTGCTGGCGGACATGGCCGTGGAAGTCGAAGCCGCCACGCTGATGGCGCTGCGCGTTGCCAAGGCCACCGACCTGATGGCATGCAGCGAGCACGAAAAGCTGCTGGCCCGCATCGCCACTCCCGCCGCCAAGTTCTTCAACTGCTCGCGCGCGCCGTCCATCGCCTATGAGGCCTTGCAGTGCCATGGCGGCAACGGCTTCATCGAAGAAAATCCGATGGCCCGTCTGTACCGCGAAGCGCCGCTCAATAGCGTATGGGAAGGCACGGCCAACATGATGTGCATGGACGTGCGCCGCGCCATGACCAAAGACCCCCGGACGGTCGAGGCCCTGTTCGACGAGTTGCAGCCGCTGGCCAACCAGGACGCGCGCTTCGATGTGCAGGTCCGGCACACCAAGCGGCTGGTGCACGAGGCAGTGAAAGACGAATTCCTGGCGCGCCCCATGACCGAGGCCGTGGCGCGTGTGCTGCAAGGCGCCGAACTCATCCGTCACAGCTCTCGCGAGGTGGCGGATGTGTTCCTGGGCACGCGCAGTCCGGGCGGTTCCTGGGGTTCGCACTACGGGACGCTGGCCGCGCCCGTCACCCAGGCTGCGGCACAGCAGATCATGCGTCGGGCGGGAGTGGCTGATTGACGAAGTAACGAGGTGGTTGCGGCGCGCCAGCGCGTTACACCGCAGATGGCGAGCCAGTGGCGGGCACGGTCCGTCGAGCACCGGCGCGATGGCCTGCCGGACGCGCCGCGCTCTGGCGCGCCACGCCGTTCTGGAAGGGATCAGTCAGTGATCCGTATCGTGTTGCCGGAGCGCATCTGGCGGCGCACCGCCATCAGGTCGCACGGCTCGACGCAGATCTCGCCTGGCCGCTCGGCCAGGCGAGCGCCATTGAAGTTCAGCACCACATGGCCCAACTCGCGCACCTTGCTCCAGGCCGTCGACCCCACCGCGCTGACGCGCGTGGACAGGTCGCCGACGAAGATCGACGCGCCAACGGGTGGCGCCAGCGCCGGGACGGCGCCGTCCACACGATGCTGGACCGAAATCTCGGCGAGCGCTGGCGGCGCGCCGTCGGCGTACAAAATCAGCACGCCGCCATCGAGCAGGTCAGGAACTTCTGCGCCGATCCCGGTCACGGTGGTCGAGTAATAAATCACGGGGCCTCCTTGTCATTCCATTGCCAAATCATCCGTGCACCTTGTCGGTTTCGCGTTCACGAACGATTTGGGAATGGCATCAGAACGCATTCAGAGCATGAAACTGGCGGCCCAGGCAATCGCCACCGAAACGGGCCCCATGATCTGACGCGAGATCAGCACGGCGGGGACACCCACGCGGATGGTGTCCGGCTTGGCTTCGCCCAGCGCCAGGCCGACCGGCACAAAGTCGCAGCCGACCTGCGTGTCATAGGCAAACAAGGCGGGCAGCGCCATCGCGGGAGGAATCGTGCCAGTGGCAATGGCCGGGCCGATGATGGCCGCACCGATCACCTGCGCGATCACCGCGCCAGGGCCCAATATCGGCGACAAAAAGGGCAGGCCGCAGATGGCCGACAGCACCAGCAGGCCAAAGACGTTGCCGGCAAGCGGCTCCAACAGATGCGCCAGAACGGTGCCGACGCCCGTCGCGTTGATGATGCCGATCAACATCGTCACGAAAGCCATGAACGGCAGCACGTTGCGCAGCACCTGATCGATCGACTTGCGCCCGCTGTTGAACAGCACGTTGACCACGCCGCCCATGCTGCGGCCGATGAATGTGATCATGCCGACCAGTCCGCCTTGACGATCCTCGACACCAGGCCGGAGCGGGACGGCTGGAGGGGAACCTGCAAAGGCTGCGGATGGGCCGGGAGACGCAGGCCCCGGCCCCTGGGCCAAGGACAAGGTTTGCAAGGTCACACCAGACACATAGATATCTTCGGTGATGAAGTCGGCCAAGGGGCCTGACTTGCCGACGGGGGTCAGGTTGATCGTCGGAATCTTCTTGCGCGGGTACACGCCGCAGCGCGCCGTGCCGCCGCAATCCACGACGACTGCGGCCACTTCGCTTTCGGGCGGCGGGGCGCGAAAGCCGTCCACCACCGTTGCACCCGTCATCGCGGCGAGCTGGCGCGCGACTTCCGGGATCTCGCCCCCGGTGACGGCCATGATCTTGTTGCGCTCGGCGGTCGGGGTAATCACCAAGGGGCCGCCCCAGCCGCCGGGGCCGCTGCCGACCCTGACGGATTGGAATGCATGGTCATCTGGCATCTGTGTCTCCTGGAATGCATGGTCATTCAGTATTGGCGGGCGTCGAATATGCCGGCTGCCCGCAGAGATACTCTTCCCAAAAATGTTGCAATGGGTGTCCGCAAAACCCGGAGGTAAATCATCGCAAGCGGAGCACCTTCACGCTGCTATTTTCGTAGTTCCGCCTCGATCTCGTCGAGAATCTTGTCTTTGCCGATGCCGGTGAGAAAGGCAAGTCCTTTGATCACCGGCTTTGTCACGGAACCGGAAATTGGCGTCGTTGCCACGATGAAGTCGACATCGTCGGCCAGCGAGGGAACCTCGGTGGCTTTCGCCTGCCGGGCATGGAAGGTCAAGCCTCTTTGCTTCATGGCTTCCGTCGCGGCCACATTCACTGCCGTAGACGTTGCAACGCCGGTGCCGCAGACAAATAGAATCGTTTTGATCCTGGTCATTTTCGTTCCACTCCATCATCCAAACACCGATTTGATTTCTGCCAGCGTCCTGGCGCACTTCAAGGCCCTCATCGCCGCCGCGTCCTGAATCGTTGCAATGATCGTCTGCAAGGCTTCAATCTGCTGGTCTTTATCATTGATGGCAAGCAGGAAAACGACATCGACGCCAACGCGCTCGCCGGGATCTTCCATATTGGCGAACGCCACGGATTCTTTGAGTGTCGCCAGCGCGACCCCGGCCTTGAGAACGTGACAAGGGTCGGCATGTGGAAGCGCGACATTGCCCCCGCCTTGCATTTTCAGACCGGTTGGAAATGTCCTTTCACGCTCTGCCACGGCATCGACGAAACTCGGCCTCACATAGCCAAGCCGTTCAAGTTTTCGGGCAAGTATCAGGACGATCTCTTGGCTGGTCTTCGCTGCGCTCTGAAATACTACCGCTTCCGGCGCCAGAACTGCCATCAGACTATTCATATCGCGCCCTCCTTGAATGAACCTTGCCGCAGCATGCATATTCCATCCTCGATACCTGCAACCATACGATCGGCGATCATGTGGCAGTCTGTTCCAACGGCTCGTCGTCAACGCCTGCGGCCCGTTCCCAGCCGGGGGAATGGCGTCGGTATAGCCAGAAAAGGGCGGCAATTGCCACGACGAGAAGAACGATGCCGCCAGCGCCGAGCCACTGGACGCTCCAGACAATGAGGCCGGGTACCCACAGGAAACCATCGACCACCGAAGTGATCTGCAATGCTCCGGCCGGCAGTTTGAACCCCGATGCCACAGCCGCATGTGTAAAGAGCGGTGCAAGGGCGTTCGCGACATAAAAACCGATGACAAGTGTCACGGTGCCGACCACGACCATGCGGAAAACATTGCCTTTGAGGAGCGGCGCAGTCAATGCGACGATAAAGGGAATCACCGCGAGATCGGCAAACAGGATGACATGATTGCCGGGCAAGACGATCGACAAGATGATGGCGATCGGCACCAGAATCAGCGACGATGAAATGGCCGCAGGATGGCCAATCAGAATGGCCGAATCGAGCCCGACGAGCAAATGGCGCGATCCTGTGCGCTTGCGAACGAACTCCTGTGCCGCATCGGAAACAGGCAGCAGACCTTCCATCAGGATTTTCACCATTCGCGGCAGGAGCAGCATGACTGCGGCCAGCGTGACGCCAGTGCCCAGGACCTTGGCGAGCACGACTTCCCATTTTCCGGCATTGAAGTAGGCGATGAGGCCGAGCACCAGCCCGAGGATGAGGCCGAGCACCACCGGCTCTCCGAAAACGCCGAAGCGGCGCTCGATGGTTTCGGTACTGATATTGATCTTTTTGACACCCGGAATGCGCTCCATGAGCCAATTGAGCACGATCGCAATGGGCAGAATCTGCGCCGAAGCGAGGTGCGGGACGGAAATGCCCGGCACGCCGTAAAACTGCTGCACCGCGCGCGCCGACCAGTCTGCGAAAAGCAGCGAAAGCGCCGCCACGGCCGCCGCGACAGCAATGCCGTAGGCAAGATTGTCGGTTGCCGCTACGACCAGTGAACCGGCGAAGGCGAAATGCCAGAAATTCCACACATCCACATTCAGCGTGCGTGTCCAGCGCATGAGCAGGAAGACGATATTCACCAGAATGCCGACCGGAATCACCCACAGTCCCACTGAAGAGCCAAAGGCGATGGCAGCCGCCGAAGGCCAACCCACATCGATGATATCGCGCTCGATGCCGGTATTGGTAACCATGGCCTGTGCCACCTGCCCAATGGACGTGAACATGAGACCCAGCACCAGGTTGATGCCGATGAAAGCCACACCAATGGTGACGGCCGCGCGGAAGGCTTTGCCCCACTGGGCGCCCAGGATGACGGCAATGAGGAAGATCACGATGGGCATCAGCACCGTCGGGCCCAAAGCGTCTATTGCCGCTTTTACTCCAGTCAAGATGGCGTACATGCTCTGATCTCCTTCATTTTTTCCTGTGCCCACCCTCTGAAGGGTCGAGCCAGTCGGACATGGGTAAAAATAGGGGCAAAAACATTTGTCGCGGCTTTCCGATGGTTCGGCATGGCCCATCGGGCTGGGCAGACCGATCCCCGATCGTGGCCATCGCTCATCCTTTACCAGGTTCACCAGGCGGCGGCATTTCCATGATGATTTTCTTTGCGCGCAGGATCGCGTTCGGGCTCATGCTCAGTTCGTCGACACCCAGATTCACGAAAATCGGGATCATGTGCGGACTGGAGGCGGCTTCGCCGCACACCCCGACGCTGATGTGTGCCCGTTTCGCCGCTTCGCACACCAACCGGATCGCTTGAATGACTGCCGGGTGCCCGGTTTTGTAAAGCGGCGCAAGACGCGGGTTCATCCGGTCGGCGGCCATGATGTATTGCGTGAGGTCGTTCGTGCCGATCGAAAAGAAATCGACCTCCTGCGCCAGCAGATCGGCCGTCAGCACGGCCGCCGGCGTCTCTATCATGATGCCCAGCTTTGGAATCGCATGAGGAATTCCGGCGCTGCTCAACTCTGCCGCCAGGCGCCCGATGATGGCCTTGGTGCGTCGAATCTCTTGAAGGTCGGCCACCATCGGCAGCATCACGCAGAGGTTTCCGTGGGCGGCCGCCCGCAGCAACGCGCGCAACTGCGGCTCGAAAACTTCGGGACAGTCAAGGCTCATCCGGATGCCGCGCCAGCCGAGAAACGGGTTTTCTTCTTTCGGCAAGCGTATGCCCGGCAGCGGCTTGTCGCCCCCGGCATCCAGCGTCCGGATGATGACCGACCACGGACTGAACGCCCGCGCGAGCCGCGCATAAACCTCGTACTGCTCGTCCTCGGTCGGCACGCGCTGGCGCTCCATGAACAGCAGCTCGGTGCGGAAAAGTCCCACCCCCATTGCGCCGGCCTGCTGCGCCGACTCCAGCTCTGACAGCGAGCCCATATTGGCAGCGACCTGGATTTTGCGTCCGTCGCGCGTGCCCGGCTCGACGTGCCGATATGCAAGAAGCCCGGACTGCTGCTCGCGCTGCGCATCGATGCGGCGCGACATCTCGTTTTCGTGCTCGTCGGAAGGATCGAGCCAGACTTCGCCGCTGCTGCCGTCCATTGACAAGCGCGATACCGAGCGCAGTCTTTCCTTGTCCAGCGGCAAGCCCAGCACCGCAGGAATACCGTGCGCGCACGCGATGATTGCGACATGGGATGTCGCGCTGCCGGACAGGCACACGATGCCGAGAATGTTGCGCCAATTGGCGCGCGCAAGATCCGGTGCGGACAACTCGTCGGCGAGGATGATGCTCGGCGCGCCAATATCCCTCAGCGATTTTTGCTGCTTGCCCAGAAGCACGGCCGCGATCGCGCGGGTCAGGCCGCGAATATCGTCGGCACGGCTGCGCAGATATTCGTCCGTCAAAGATTCGAACGCGAACGCCAGATCCTGCCCGCATTGGAGCGTGGCCGCCGCCGCGCTCCACTTGGCTGCGATCAGAGCGCCAATCGCGCCCGCATAGTCGTCGCCCCGCGCGATCTGCGCTATCGCTTGGAGGATTTCACTGCCCATTGCGCATTGCTCCGCGCCGCCGCCGGGCTCGGCCAGCGCCGTCAATGTGCTTTCCAGCGCCGCAGCGAATCGCGTCGATTCGCCCTCGATCTCGTGCTGCTGCACGAACTGCCGGTCGATGGCGAGTTCCTCACCGAGATACACCAGCGCGCTGCCGAACGCGAGCCCCTCGCTGGCCGGAACGCCCCTCAGCGCCGACGCAGACAGGGGCGCGACGGTGTCGGGCGCCCCAACCCCATGTCCGGGCATGGGCTGAGCATCCGGCGGGCGATTGGCCGGGCCATGCCCGTTCACCGCCGGCGCACCCTGATCGGCAGCGCCCTGCGCCATTGCGCCGGCATCGGACAGGAACCGGGTCAGCCGATCGACGGCCTCGCGTTCGTCTTCGCCTTCCGCCCGAAGCATGATCTGGTGGTCGTGCTTGACGCCCAGCAGTATCAGTTTCACGGCGCTCTTGGCATCTGCCCAGGTATCGCCACGCCCGATTTTCAGCGCGCTATTGAATTCTCTGGCAAGTTTTGCAAGCTGCACCGCAGGGCGCGCGTGCAGACCCTCGCGTACCTTGACGATGACTTGGGCTTCCAACATGGCGGTACCTTTGCAATTTCCCGTGGGTGGCGGCGAATGACGCGAGTGTCGTTCCGGCGGCGACGATTTCCATGGCGCCCCGTTCGTCGAGCGTCGATCGTCGGTGGGGCAACGGCATCTCTGTGGCGGCATCGTTCCGTTGCGCAGCGCCCTGGCGATCAGATGTCCACACCTTCACGCCTGGCGATGATGGTGGTGATCCATTCGGTCACGATGCCCTTGAGGAGGTTCACGAACAGGCCCACCAACAAATAAGCCAGTGCCAGTTTGGCCAGCGAAAACGGGGCATTTCCTGCTTCGGCCAGTTTGGTGATGGCTGCGGCCACCCCGAGCCATACGAACAATTCCCCGGGGTTGGCGTGGGGAAAAAGGCCGGTTATCGGGTGGCACAGGGACACCGCCGAGTCATAGAAGGCGGGCTTGTGTTTTTCTTGCACGAACATGCCGAAGGTGTAGGCCATTGGATTCGTGAGGAAGAACATCGCCAACAGCGGCAGCACGGTGTACCGCGTGAGGACATTGCCGGCGGCGAACCTGGCCAAACGATGCACGCGCTGTTCGCCAACCAGACCGATCACGGTGTAGACCGCCGTCAGCAAGACGATCAGCGTGGGCAGGATGCCAGTCACAAAGCCAACGAAGGTCTTGCCACCAGCATTGAAGACGCCGATGAATGCTTCGGCGCCGCGTGCGAGAAATTCGAACGTCTCCATTTGTCTCCATCATTCTGGGTCAGTGGGTTGGCGGGCGGGACCTGTGCGGTCGTCAAGGAAGGGAAGGCGGGCGGGTGTGTTCATCATCATCGTCGCGCGCGCACCGCCTCGATCTGAGCGATCGCCTGACGCACGGCGCGTGCGAGTCGGGTGTCTTTCGGGCCAGGCGCGTAATGTGTCCCCAGCTTGCTCAAGGGCCAGTTCTGCACTGCATCGAGAGTCTTGAACCGTGCAAACACCGTGATGCCCGACATGATCTGGAGGCGACGAACCTGTAGATCGGGCGACACTTCCAGCAGCGCGATGACGCCAAAGCCAAAGCGCGGTTGTGCGCGCCCCATGCCGAGGTAGCCATCGCTCCAGCGCCGGGTAGCCTGGCCCAGCGTGTGTCGGTACTGCCGCCACTGAATCCAGGCCCCCGTGGTTTGGAGGGTCCAAAACAACAGCAACGACAGCAAGGCGCTTTGTGTGAACTCCATGGCTCTCTCCTCGAATGCATACGGTGCTTGGGGGGCTTGCGCAATCGCCGCCATGGATCGGTGCCGATCGAGGTTGCGATGGGATGAATGGTACATTTGTGTTTTCATAAGTCAATATGTTCACACCTAGGGTGTTCACTTAGCGGCATCAAAATGGGTTTCTGGATCGTCAAGGAGACATGAGTCATGTGGGACCTCGATACGGTGAAGCGATGGGGTGCGCAAGCACTGTTTCCGGAATCCATCGATCGATGGATGTGGTGTCGCAAGGAGTTGCCCCCGCTTGTCGTACATTCGGCCATCGGGGCGGGCGCAGCGCCGACCGTGCAGGTCGACATGCAGGCTTTGGCCAACGCTTTTTGGCCTTGGGTGTCGGGGCTCGAACGTGATCGCCGCTTCCAGTCTTTGGACAGCCTGGACTTTGCCCATTTCGCGGCCGGCCAACTGCTGTGCCAACTGCTGCGCGCGCAGCCTCTGCAACTTCCAGCCGGGCAGCACCATGAAGCGGTATTCGCGCTTTCTCGCACCGTCGTGACGCTTTTGGCCGCTTGGCGCCAGGCATTGGGCGCGACGCCATGGGCGATGCAGTTACCCGAGCGGCATTCGGCACCGTGGGCGAGCTATCTGGAGAACGTGGCCGAAGATCCCGCGATGGCCACGGCATTTCTGGACTCGTTCACCGGCCTGGAGCCGGTATGGCGCTTTCCAATGATGATCCGTGAACGCCCTGCGATGCGCCGCGCATTGAAGGCCCGGCACGACGGTGCGCAAGACGGCCATCCACGGCGTATCGGCTGCGGCGCAGCCCGCGACGCCGCGACCTGATGGCGGGGGAGGGCGCGTCGATCGATCGCCCGCGCCGGCCCGGCCTGTCCCGCGCTCAAGCCGCCGTGCCCGCGCGCCACTGATGCTGCAGCAGCCGCGCCACCAGGGCGGTCGCTTCCACCTGTGGCAGGTGCCCCACGCCTGGCAAGAGATGCAGGGCGACCCCACCCGGCACGCCGGCACCATGCGAGGCCGGGATGATGCGATCCGCGATTCCCCAGATGAGCTTGGTGGGCATTTGCAGGGCGTCGAGTTCGCGGCGCAGGCTCTGTTGCTGAATTCCCCCCGGCATCAGTTGGAATGCCATGCCAGACAAGGCCGCTCGCCGTGCCGGGGCCTGCAACAGGTGAAACGCCGTGGCGACGAAGGAGCCAGTCAATGCGGCCGGATCGTGCAAGAGCAGGGCGAGCGTCGACTTCAACGCCGCTTGCGTCTCCGCCCGGGTGAGGCCATCGATGAACTCGCCATTGATTTCCGGCCCCAGGCCCGCAGGCGCCAACAAGCTCAGTGAGCGGACGCGCTGCGGCTGGGCCGCAGCGAGTGCCAATGCCACGCCGCCGCCCAGCGAGTGGCCCAGGAGATGACAGGCCGCGATGCCCTCCTGCTCCAACCGATCGAGCACTGCCTGTGCCATGGCCTGCATCGACCCGGCGGATTGCACCGGGGACTTGCCGTGGCAGGGCAGATCGACACCGGCCAACGGGATGCCCGGCGGCAGTTGTTCGACCAATGGCCGCCAGGATGCATGGTCGGCGCCGAAGCCGTGCAACAGCAGCACAGGAACCTTGCCG from the Verminephrobacter eiseniae EF01-2 genome contains:
- a CDS encoding PTS sugar transporter subunit IIA, producing the protein MNSLMAVLAPEAVVFQSAAKTSQEIVLILARKLERLGYVRPSFVDAVAERERTFPTGLKMQGGGNVALPHADPCHVLKAGVALATLKESVAFANMEDPGERVGVDVVFLLAINDKDQQIEALQTIIATIQDAAAMRALKCARTLAEIKSVFG
- a CDS encoding PTS galactitol transporter subunit IIC, with the translated sequence MYAILTGVKAAIDALGPTVLMPIVIFLIAVILGAQWGKAFRAAVTIGVAFIGINLVLGLMFTSIGQVAQAMVTNTGIERDIIDVGWPSAAAIAFGSSVGLWVIPVGILVNIVFLLMRWTRTLNVDVWNFWHFAFAGSLVVAATDNLAYGIAVAAAVAALSLLFADWSARAVQQFYGVPGISVPHLASAQILPIAIVLNWLMERIPGVKKINISTETIERRFGVFGEPVVLGLILGLVLGLIAYFNAGKWEVVLAKVLGTGVTLAAVMLLLPRMVKILMEGLLPVSDAAQEFVRKRTGSRHLLVGLDSAILIGHPAAISSSLILVPIAIILSIVLPGNHVILFADLAVIPFIVALTAPLLKGNVFRMVVVGTVTLVIGFYVANALAPLFTHAAVASGFKLPAGALQITSVVDGFLWVPGLIVWSVQWLGAGGIVLLVVAIAALFWLYRRHSPGWERAAGVDDEPLEQTAT
- the ptsP gene encoding phosphoenolpyruvate--protein phosphotransferase, producing MLEAQVIVKVREGLHARPAVQLAKLAREFNSALKIGRGDTWADAKSAVKLILLGVKHDHQIMLRAEGEDEREAVDRLTRFLSDAGAMAQGAADQGAPAVNGHGPANRPPDAQPMPGHGVGAPDTVAPLSASALRGVPASEGLAFGSALVYLGEELAIDRQFVQQHEIEGESTRFAAALESTLTALAEPGGGAEQCAMGSEILQAIAQIARGDDYAGAIGALIAAKWSAAAATLQCGQDLAFAFESLTDEYLRSRADDIRGLTRAIAAVLLGKQQKSLRDIGAPSIILADELSAPDLARANWRNILGIVCLSGSATSHVAIIACAHGIPAVLGLPLDKERLRSVSRLSMDGSSGEVWLDPSDEHENEMSRRIDAQREQQSGLLAYRHVEPGTRDGRKIQVAANMGSLSELESAQQAGAMGVGLFRTELLFMERQRVPTEDEQYEVYARLARAFSPWSVIIRTLDAGGDKPLPGIRLPKEENPFLGWRGIRMSLDCPEVFEPQLRALLRAAAHGNLCVMLPMVADLQEIRRTKAIIGRLAAELSSAGIPHAIPKLGIMIETPAAVLTADLLAQEVDFFSIGTNDLTQYIMAADRMNPRLAPLYKTGHPAVIQAIRLVCEAAKRAHISVGVCGEAASSPHMIPIFVNLGVDELSMSPNAILRAKKIIMEMPPPGEPGKG
- the srlA gene encoding PTS glucitol/sorbitol transporter subunit IIC translates to METFEFLARGAEAFIGVFNAGGKTFVGFVTGILPTLIVLLTAVYTVIGLVGEQRVHRLARFAAGNVLTRYTVLPLLAMFFLTNPMAYTFGMFVQEKHKPAFYDSAVSLCHPITGLFPHANPGELFVWLGVAAAITKLAEAGNAPFSLAKLALAYLLVGLFVNLLKGIVTEWITTIIARREGVDI
- a CDS encoding transcriptional regulator GutM, which produces MEFTQSALLSLLLFWTLQTTGAWIQWRQYRHTLGQATRRWSDGYLGMGRAQPRFGFGVIALLEVSPDLQVRRLQIMSGITVFARFKTLDAVQNWPLSKLGTHYAPGPKDTRLARAVRQAIAQIEAVRARR